The following proteins are co-located in the Cupriavidus pauculus genome:
- the lplT gene encoding lysophospholipid transporter LplT: MKKGFYTIMAAQFFSSLADNALLIAAIALLTELHSPQWMTPLLKLFFVLSYVVLAAFVGAFADSMPKGKVMLITNAIKIVGCAIMMFGLHPLLAYGVVGFGAAAYSPAKYGILTELLPPEKLVMANGWIEGLTVGSIILGTVVGGALISVHLSTILLRLDLPYVDTGINTPAEAAMVVIMLFYFVAAVFNLFIPDTGARYPQQEKNPVKLIAEFGDCFIALWRDKLGQISLAVTTLFWGVGATLQFIVLKWAEKSLGLNLSQGALLQAVVAVGVAVGAIMAAARIPLRRSLSVLPFGVAMGATVVLMAFYTKDTMPDVTLDVFGMAMPLYMAIAYVFLMIVGAMSGYFVVPMNALLQHRGHVLLSAGHSIAVQNFNENVSVLLMLCLYALLIKLNVPIGFVIVALGLFIVATMALVMRLHKHNVRVYNSLAMIGEDKHH, encoded by the coding sequence ATGAAGAAGGGTTTCTACACGATCATGGCCGCGCAGTTTTTCTCGTCGCTGGCCGACAATGCCCTGCTCATCGCGGCCATTGCCCTTCTGACCGAGTTGCATTCCCCGCAGTGGATGACGCCGCTGCTCAAGCTGTTCTTCGTGCTGTCCTACGTGGTGCTGGCCGCCTTCGTGGGCGCCTTTGCCGACTCGATGCCCAAGGGCAAGGTGATGCTGATCACCAACGCGATCAAGATCGTCGGCTGCGCCATCATGATGTTCGGGCTGCACCCGCTGCTGGCCTACGGCGTGGTCGGGTTCGGCGCGGCGGCCTATTCGCCGGCCAAGTACGGCATCCTGACCGAGCTGCTGCCACCCGAAAAGCTGGTCATGGCCAACGGCTGGATCGAGGGCCTGACGGTCGGGTCGATCATCCTGGGCACCGTGGTGGGCGGCGCGCTGATATCGGTGCACCTGTCGACCATCCTGCTGCGGCTGGACCTGCCCTACGTCGACACCGGCATCAACACCCCGGCCGAGGCGGCCATGGTGGTGATCATGCTGTTCTACTTCGTCGCCGCCGTCTTCAACCTGTTCATCCCGGACACGGGCGCGCGCTATCCCCAGCAGGAAAAGAACCCGGTCAAGCTGATTGCCGAATTCGGCGACTGCTTCATCGCGCTGTGGCGCGACAAGCTCGGCCAGATCTCGCTGGCCGTGACCACGCTGTTCTGGGGCGTGGGCGCCACGCTGCAGTTCATCGTGCTCAAGTGGGCCGAGAAGTCGCTGGGGCTGAACCTGTCGCAGGGCGCGCTGCTCCAGGCCGTGGTGGCCGTGGGCGTGGCCGTGGGCGCCATCATGGCCGCCGCGCGCATCCCGCTGCGCCGCTCGCTGTCGGTGCTGCCGTTCGGCGTGGCCATGGGCGCCACCGTGGTGCTGATGGCGTTCTACACCAAGGACACCATGCCGGACGTGACGCTGGACGTGTTCGGCATGGCCATGCCGCTGTACATGGCCATCGCGTACGTGTTCCTGATGATCGTGGGCGCCATGTCGGGCTACTTCGTGGTGCCGATGAACGCGCTGCTGCAGCACCGGGGCCACGTGCTGCTGTCGGCCGGCCACTCCATCGCGGTGCAGAATTTCAACGAGAACGTGTCGGTGCTGCTGATGCTGTGCCTGTACGCGCTGCTGATCAAGCTGAACGTGCCGATCGGCTTCGTGATCGTCGCGCTGGGCCTGTTCATCGTGGCGACGATGGCGCTGGTCATGCGGCTGCACAAGCACAATGTCCGGGTGTACAACTCGCTGGCGATGATCGGCGAGGACAAGCACCACTAG
- the alr gene encoding alanine racemase, whose amino-acid sequence MPRPIHAVIHQPALANNLEVVRRHAPDARVWAVVKANAYGHGIRRAFAGLKATDGFGLLDLDEAVLLRELGWQGPILLLEGFFQPQDVPLIEQYRLTTAIHCEEQLRMLELARPKGPLPIQLKLNTGMNRLGFRPAQYRAAWERARTLSCVGSIVHMTHFSDADSPRGIAHQIQAFETATANLPGEASLSNSAAVLWHPSAHRNWVRPGVILYGGSPTGLSADIAETGLQPAMSLHSELIGVQDLQPGDTVGYGSMYTADRPMRIGVVACGYADGYPRHAAGWGERRAPVLVDGVRTELVGRVSMDMLCVDLTPCPKARVGTPVTLWGHGLPIDDVAAASGTVGYELMCALAPRVPTTVATLTTADSAAVHGA is encoded by the coding sequence ATGCCAAGACCCATTCACGCCGTCATCCACCAGCCCGCGCTGGCCAACAACCTTGAGGTGGTCCGCCGCCACGCGCCGGACGCCCGCGTCTGGGCCGTGGTCAAGGCCAACGCCTACGGCCACGGCATCCGCCGGGCGTTTGCCGGCCTGAAAGCCACCGACGGCTTCGGGCTGCTGGACCTTGACGAGGCCGTGCTGCTGCGCGAACTGGGCTGGCAGGGGCCGATACTGCTCCTGGAGGGATTCTTCCAGCCGCAGGATGTTCCCCTGATCGAACAATATCGCCTCACCACGGCCATTCATTGCGAGGAACAACTCCGCATGCTGGAGCTGGCCCGGCCCAAGGGTCCGCTGCCGATCCAGCTCAAGCTCAATACCGGGATGAACCGGCTGGGCTTCCGCCCGGCGCAGTACCGGGCGGCCTGGGAGCGGGCGCGCACGCTGTCGTGCGTGGGGAGCATCGTCCACATGACGCATTTTTCCGATGCCGACAGCCCGCGCGGCATCGCGCACCAGATCCAGGCATTCGAGACCGCCACGGCCAACCTGCCGGGCGAGGCCAGCCTGTCGAACTCGGCGGCCGTGCTCTGGCACCCGTCCGCGCACCGCAACTGGGTGCGGCCGGGCGTGATCCTGTACGGCGGCTCGCCCACCGGGCTGTCGGCCGACATCGCCGAGACCGGCCTCCAGCCGGCCATGTCGCTGCATAGCGAACTGATCGGCGTGCAGGACCTGCAGCCCGGCGATACGGTCGGCTACGGGTCGATGTACACGGCTGACCGCCCGATGCGGATTGGCGTGGTGGCCTGCGGCTATGCCGACGGCTACCCGCGCCACGCGGCGGGCTGGGGCGAGCGGCGCGCGCCGGTGCTGGTGGACGGCGTGCGTACCGAACTGGTGGGCCGCGTGTCGATGGACATGCTCTGCGTGGACCTGACCCCGTGCCCGAAGGCCCGCGTCGGCACGCCGGTCACGCTCTGGGGCCATGGGTTGCCGATCGACGACGTGGCCGCGGCCAGCGGCACGGTGGGCTACGAGCTGATGTGCGCGCTGGCGCCGCGCGTGCCGACGACCGTTGCCACGCTGACCACCGCCGACAGCGCCGCCGTCCACGGCGCCTGA
- a CDS encoding DUF1853 family protein, translated as MTVRELKPDLAQLNLPGGCAPSGVDAPLPLWCGAPSQRTRDLAWCSLSPALLSHLPAVYGDAPARLAQWPAGARAAWRTWLAQADAAGLPETIAELSQHPDPTGSRSLRLGRHAERLLHFALQHAPGVDLLAANVPIRRANGHGVQTLGELDVLWRDPAAEATVHWEMAAKFYLHVGGHASDRAFVGPNLVDRLGDKLDHIVRRQLPLGRTAEAQAVVGRPVDRSEVYLLGWLFYRDGAMPAGLDALGIAPDHLNGWWRTLDSWHGWATEPARQDVRWCRLSRTDWLSGARVPAAGTESAEALRDGLAERFSDAVHAWRREAPVMVCELVEAEGAPGTWRERSRGFVVPDGWEARAAQRAAAP; from the coding sequence ATGACCGTGCGGGAGCTGAAGCCTGATCTCGCGCAACTGAACCTGCCGGGCGGCTGCGCGCCGTCCGGGGTGGACGCGCCGCTGCCACTCTGGTGCGGCGCGCCGTCGCAGCGCACGCGCGACCTGGCGTGGTGCTCGCTGTCGCCCGCGCTGCTTTCCCATCTTCCCGCCGTCTATGGCGATGCGCCGGCCCGGCTGGCGCAGTGGCCGGCCGGCGCCCGCGCCGCCTGGCGCACGTGGCTGGCGCAGGCCGATGCCGCGGGCCTACCCGAGACCATCGCCGAACTGAGCCAGCATCCCGACCCCACCGGCAGCCGCAGCCTGCGCCTGGGCCGCCATGCCGAGCGGCTGCTCCACTTCGCGCTGCAACACGCGCCGGGCGTCGACCTGCTGGCCGCCAACGTGCCGATCCGCCGCGCCAACGGCCACGGCGTGCAGACGCTGGGCGAACTGGACGTGCTCTGGCGCGATCCGGCCGCCGAGGCGACCGTGCACTGGGAGATGGCCGCCAAGTTCTACCTGCACGTCGGCGGCCACGCCAGCGACCGTGCGTTCGTCGGCCCGAACCTCGTGGACCGGCTGGGCGACAAGCTCGACCATATCGTCCGGCGCCAGTTGCCGCTGGGCCGCACCGCCGAGGCGCAGGCCGTGGTCGGGCGGCCCGTGGACCGCAGCGAGGTCTACCTGCTGGGCTGGCTGTTCTATCGCGATGGGGCCATGCCGGCCGGGCTGGACGCGCTGGGCATCGCGCCCGATCACCTGAACGGGTGGTGGCGCACGCTCGATAGCTGGCATGGCTGGGCAACCGAGCCGGCGCGGCAGGACGTGCGGTGGTGCCGGCTGTCGCGCACCGACTGGCTGTCGGGCGCCCGCGTGCCGGCCGCCGGCACCGAATCGGCCGAGGCGCTGCGCGACGGGCTGGCCGAGCGGTTCTCGGATGCCGTCCACGCCTGGCGCCGCGAGGCGCCGGTCATGGTCTGCGAACTGGTGGAAGCGGAGGGCGCGCCCGGCACCTGGCGCGAGCGGTCGCGCGGGTTCGTGGTGCCGGACGGGTGGGAGGCCAGGGCGGCGCAGCGGGCCGCCGCGCCGTAA
- a CDS encoding MurR/RpiR family transcriptional regulator yields MSNGQTISERIARALPTLTPAHQRMANYVLDNLFRAATMRIDEFAAAVEVSVATANRFAKALGFDGYPQFRAELVRGFEATLAPVERLRDELARPSTVADVFAASLEDGARNLESTRRNLDPESIERAVDAILQAERVYVMGFGASGYLAGLMQHGLEMHCRMVTSVSTVGGASHAARQLFKLTPRDLVVCIAFPRYVTDSIKLAQRVKMHGGRLLALTDGPTSPLAPLADIALYANAGNRLSANSEATVLALIEALCGAVSYRSVRAVKAAAEMTEFLLPWLYGAPGARDDRAAPKSSD; encoded by the coding sequence ATGTCCAACGGCCAGACGATTTCCGAACGCATCGCCCGCGCGCTGCCCACACTGACGCCCGCGCACCAGCGCATGGCGAACTATGTGCTGGACAACCTGTTTCGCGCGGCCACGATGCGGATCGACGAGTTCGCGGCGGCCGTGGAGGTGTCCGTGGCCACCGCCAACCGCTTTGCCAAGGCGCTGGGCTTCGACGGCTATCCGCAGTTCCGGGCCGAGCTGGTGCGCGGCTTCGAGGCTACGCTGGCGCCGGTGGAGCGCCTGCGCGACGAACTGGCGCGGCCGTCAACCGTGGCCGACGTGTTCGCAGCCTCGCTGGAAGACGGCGCCCGCAACCTCGAATCGACGCGGCGCAACCTGGACCCCGAGTCCATCGAGCGCGCCGTCGACGCGATCCTGCAGGCCGAGCGCGTCTACGTGATGGGCTTTGGCGCCAGCGGCTACCTGGCCGGGCTGATGCAGCACGGGCTGGAGATGCACTGCCGCATGGTGACGTCGGTATCGACGGTGGGCGGCGCGTCGCACGCGGCGCGGCAACTGTTCAAGCTCACGCCGCGCGACCTGGTGGTCTGCATCGCGTTTCCGCGCTACGTCACCGACTCGATCAAGCTGGCCCAGCGCGTGAAGATGCACGGCGGCCGGCTGCTGGCGCTGACCGACGGCCCCACGTCGCCGCTGGCGCCGCTGGCCGACATCGCGCTCTACGCCAACGCTGGCAACCGGCTGTCGGCCAATTCCGAGGCCACCGTGCTGGCGCTGATCGAGGCGCTGTGCGGGGCCGTGTCGTACCGCTCGGTGCGGGCCGTCAAGGCCGCCGCCGAAATGACCGAATTCCTGCTGCCGTGGCTGTATGGCGCGCCCGGTGCGCGCGACGACCGCGCCGCACCGAAATCCTCCGACTGA
- the radA gene encoding DNA repair protein RadA, with protein MAKTKTVYTCTECGGTAPRWAGQCPQCNAWNTLVETVADSGSSAARRFQPLAASAVVRKLSDIEAADVPRFTTGIDEFDRVLGGGLVSGGVVLIGGDPGIGKSTLLLQTLANLSASRRVLYVSGEESGAQIALRAHRLGVEAASLGLLAEIQLEKIQAALEADKPEVAVIDSIQTLYSDALTSAPGSVAQVRECAAQLTRIAKSSGTTIILVGHVTKEGSLAGPRVLEHIVDTVLYFEGDTHSSHRLIRAFKNRFGAVNELGVFAMTERGLRGISNPSALFLSQHAEQVAGSCVLVTQEGTRPLLVEVQALVDTANVPNPRRLAVGLEQNRLAMLLAVLHRHAGIACFDQDVFLNAVGGVKISEPAADLAVLLSIHSSMRNKPLPRGLVVFGEVGLAGEIRPSPRGQERLREAAKLGFTTAVIPKANAPKQAIDGLEVIAVDRLEQAIDRVRQLD; from the coding sequence ATGGCCAAGACCAAGACCGTCTACACCTGTACCGAATGCGGCGGCACCGCGCCGCGCTGGGCGGGCCAGTGCCCGCAATGCAACGCCTGGAACACACTTGTCGAAACCGTGGCCGACTCGGGCTCGTCGGCCGCGCGGCGCTTCCAGCCGCTGGCGGCGTCGGCCGTGGTCCGCAAGCTGAGCGATATCGAAGCGGCCGACGTGCCGCGCTTCACCACCGGCATCGACGAGTTCGATCGCGTGCTGGGCGGCGGGCTGGTGTCCGGCGGGGTGGTGCTGATTGGCGGCGACCCCGGCATCGGCAAGTCCACGCTGCTGTTGCAGACGCTGGCCAACCTGTCGGCCAGCCGGCGCGTGCTGTACGTGAGCGGCGAGGAATCGGGCGCCCAGATCGCGTTGCGCGCCCACCGGCTGGGCGTGGAGGCGGCCTCGCTGGGCCTGCTGGCCGAGATCCAGCTGGAGAAGATCCAGGCCGCGCTGGAGGCCGACAAGCCCGAGGTGGCCGTGATCGACTCGATCCAGACGCTGTACTCGGACGCGCTGACGTCGGCGCCGGGCTCGGTGGCCCAGGTGCGCGAATGCGCGGCGCAACTGACGCGCATTGCCAAGAGCAGCGGCACGACCATCATCCTCGTCGGCCACGTGACCAAGGAAGGCAGCCTGGCCGGGCCGCGCGTGCTCGAACATATCGTCGATACGGTGCTGTACTTCGAGGGCGACACCCATTCGTCGCACCGGCTGATCCGTGCGTTCAAGAACCGCTTTGGCGCGGTCAACGAGCTTGGCGTTTTTGCGATGACCGAGCGCGGGCTGCGCGGCATCAGCAATCCGTCGGCGTTGTTTCTGTCGCAGCATGCCGAGCAGGTGGCCGGCTCGTGCGTGCTGGTGACGCAGGAGGGCACGCGGCCGCTGCTGGTGGAGGTGCAGGCGCTGGTGGATACGGCCAACGTGCCGAACCCGCGCCGGCTGGCCGTGGGGCTGGAGCAGAACCGGCTGGCGATGCTGCTGGCGGTGCTGCACCGGCACGCGGGCATCGCGTGCTTCGACCAGGACGTGTTTCTGAACGCGGTGGGCGGGGTCAAGATCAGCGAACCGGCGGCCGACCTGGCCGTGCTGCTGTCGATCCATTCGTCGATGCGCAACAAGCCGCTGCCGCGCGGGCTGGTGGTGTTCGGCGAGGTGGGGCTGGCCGGCGAGATCCGGCCCAGCCCGCGCGGGCAGGAGCGGCTGCGCGAGGCGGCCAAGCTCGGTTTCACGACGGCCGTGATTCCGAAGGCCAACGCACCCAAGCAGGCCATCGACGGGCTGGAAGTGATTGCCGTGGACCGCCTGGAGCAAGCCATCGACCGCGTGCGGCAACTGGACTGA
- a CDS encoding ATP-binding cassette domain-containing protein — MIRIDQLVLQRGTKVLFDHTSVTLNPGERVGLVGANGSGKSTLFSMLRGELHADGGDVIVPAQWRIAHVAQETPAVDRTAVDYVVDGDTRLRAIESRIAGAQASGDGSAEAEAHAAYADADGYTAAARAEALLLGLGFTLPQVSQPVASFSGGWRMRLNLAQALMCPSDLLLLDEPTNHLDLDAIVWLEDWLARYPGTLVMISHDREFLDAICTVTVHIENQQLKRYGGNYTQFETMRLQQMAQQQAAYTRQQKEIAHLESFITRFKAKATKARQAQSRVKALEKMERLAPVHVAAGFAFEFREPDSAPNPMMVLDNVDCGYAEADPPVTILHRLMLSIQNGQRIGLLGANGQGKSTLVKTLAGTQPPLNGTLRLGKGLVIGYFAQHQLETLRDHDSPLQHLARLAPDVREQELRDFLGSFNFRGDMATSPIEPFSGGEKARLALSLIVWQKPNLLLLDEPTNHLDLDTREALTMALAQFEGTLILVSHDRHLLRATSDQFMLVADGTIQPFDGDLDDYRDWLLQQAAAKRNAAVASHAADAGAPAVNRRDQRRAEADERQRLSALRKPLTKELEKVEKRMSTLQADKTAIDAFMAESSSYEDANKARLMEMLKRQADVTGELDQLEERWLALQEQIDQIA, encoded by the coding sequence GTGATACGAATCGACCAGCTTGTCCTCCAGCGCGGCACCAAGGTGCTGTTCGACCACACCAGCGTGACGCTCAACCCGGGCGAGCGCGTGGGCCTTGTCGGCGCCAACGGGAGCGGCAAGTCCACGCTGTTTTCCATGCTGCGCGGCGAACTGCATGCCGATGGCGGCGATGTGATCGTTCCTGCCCAGTGGCGCATCGCGCACGTGGCGCAGGAAACCCCGGCCGTGGACCGCACGGCCGTGGACTATGTCGTCGACGGCGACACGCGGCTGCGCGCCATCGAATCGCGCATTGCCGGCGCGCAGGCCAGCGGCGACGGATCGGCCGAGGCCGAGGCGCACGCCGCCTACGCCGATGCCGACGGCTACACGGCCGCCGCCCGCGCCGAGGCGCTGCTGCTGGGGCTGGGCTTCACGCTGCCGCAGGTGTCGCAGCCGGTGGCGTCGTTCTCGGGCGGCTGGCGCATGCGGCTGAACCTGGCCCAGGCGCTGATGTGCCCGTCCGACCTGCTGCTGCTCGACGAACCGACCAACCACCTGGACCTCGACGCCATCGTCTGGCTGGAAGACTGGCTGGCGCGCTACCCGGGCACGCTGGTCATGATCTCGCACGACCGCGAGTTCCTGGACGCGATCTGCACGGTCACGGTCCACATCGAGAATCAGCAGCTCAAGCGCTACGGCGGCAACTACACCCAGTTCGAGACCATGCGGCTGCAGCAGATGGCCCAGCAGCAGGCCGCCTACACGCGCCAGCAGAAGGAAATCGCGCATCTGGAATCGTTCATCACGCGCTTCAAGGCCAAGGCCACCAAGGCGCGGCAGGCGCAAAGCCGGGTCAAGGCGCTGGAAAAGATGGAGCGGCTGGCGCCCGTGCACGTGGCGGCCGGCTTCGCGTTCGAATTCCGCGAGCCCGATTCGGCGCCCAATCCGATGATGGTGCTGGACAACGTGGACTGCGGCTACGCCGAGGCCGACCCGCCCGTCACCATCCTGCACCGGCTCATGCTGTCGATCCAGAACGGCCAGCGCATCGGCCTGCTGGGCGCCAACGGCCAGGGCAAGTCGACGCTGGTCAAGACGCTGGCCGGCACGCAGCCGCCGCTGAACGGCACGCTGCGGCTGGGCAAGGGGCTGGTCATCGGCTACTTTGCGCAGCACCAGCTCGAAACGCTGCGCGACCACGATTCGCCGCTGCAGCACCTGGCGCGGCTGGCCCCGGACGTGCGCGAGCAGGAACTGCGCGACTTCCTGGGCAGCTTCAACTTCCGGGGCGACATGGCCACGTCGCCCATCGAACCGTTCTCGGGCGGCGAAAAGGCCCGGCTGGCGCTGTCGCTGATCGTCTGGCAGAAGCCGAACCTGCTGCTGCTGGACGAGCCGACCAACCACCTGGACCTGGACACCCGCGAGGCGCTGACCATGGCGCTGGCCCAGTTCGAAGGCACGCTGATCCTGGTCTCGCACGACCGCCACCTGCTGCGCGCCACGTCGGACCAGTTCATGCTGGTGGCCGACGGCACGATCCAGCCGTTCGACGGCGACCTGGACGACTACCGCGACTGGCTGCTGCAGCAGGCCGCCGCCAAGCGCAACGCCGCCGTGGCCAGCCACGCGGCCGACGCCGGCGCGCCCGCCGTCAACCGCCGCGACCAGCGCCGCGCCGAAGCCGACGAACGCCAGCGGCTGTCCGCGCTGCGCAAGCCGCTGACCAAGGAACTGGAAAAGGTGGAAAAGCGCATGTCGACGCTGCAGGCCGACAAGACCGCCATCGACGCCTTCATGGCCGAATCCTCAAGCTACGAGGACGCCAACAAGGCCAGGCTGATGGAAATGCTCAAGCGCCAGGCCGACGTCACCGGCGAACTGGACCAACTGGAGGAACGCTGGCTGGCACTGCAGGAACAGATCGACCAGATTGCTTGA
- a CDS encoding disulfide bond formation protein B: MQANSRPYFLLIAIVSFALLGAALYMQFVEGYQPCPLCIMQRFAFVGIGVFSLLAAIAQNTRTLWQGLGMLSGVAGIAVAGYHVSLLLNPKSSCGIDPLENWVNALPTAKLLPQLFYSDGLCTAPLPPLFGLSIPAWSLIWLVILTLTLAVGLIRREKNFR; this comes from the coding sequence ATGCAAGCCAATTCCCGACCCTATTTCCTGCTGATCGCCATCGTCTCGTTCGCCCTGCTGGGCGCCGCGCTGTACATGCAGTTCGTGGAAGGCTACCAGCCGTGTCCGCTCTGCATCATGCAGCGGTTCGCGTTCGTCGGCATCGGCGTGTTCTCGCTGCTGGCGGCCATCGCGCAGAACACGCGCACGCTGTGGCAGGGGCTGGGCATGCTGTCGGGCGTGGCCGGGATTGCGGTGGCCGGCTACCACGTGTCGCTGCTGCTGAACCCGAAGTCGTCGTGCGGCATCGACCCGCTGGAGAACTGGGTCAACGCGCTGCCCACGGCCAAGCTGCTGCCGCAGTTGTTCTATTCCGACGGCCTCTGCACCGCGCCGCTGCCGCCGCTGTTCGGCCTGTCGATCCCGGCCTGGTCGCTGATCTGGCTGGTCATCCTGACGCTGACGCTGGCAGTGGGCCTGATCCGGCGGGAAAAGAATTTTCGGTAG
- a CDS encoding isoaspartyl peptidase/L-asparaginase family protein, with protein MPQAVIAIHGGAGTITRAAMDAQRERDYTAALEQVLLGGQRVLADGGSALDAVTEAVRLLEECPLFNAGRGAVLTHAGTYELDASVMDGRTLAAGAVACVKRLRNPVLAARAVLERSEHVLFAGEGAEAFAEAQGLELVAPEYFFTQARYDQWQRARGTAGMALLDHDAAALAARAAQADPLDADKKFGTVGAVACDAQGNLAAATSTGGVTNKQVGRVGDTPLLGAGCYADDMAAVSATGTGEMFIRTAAAFDVSAQMRYAGLSLEESARRVVMEKLPAIHGRGGLIAVDRAGNVTLPFNTEGMYRGVARVGEPVNVWIYG; from the coding sequence ATGCCTCAAGCTGTTATCGCCATCCACGGCGGCGCCGGCACGATTACCCGTGCGGCCATGGACGCCCAGCGCGAACGCGACTACACCGCCGCGCTGGAACAGGTGCTGCTGGGCGGCCAGCGCGTGCTGGCCGACGGCGGCAGCGCCCTCGATGCCGTCACCGAAGCGGTGCGCCTGCTCGAAGAGTGCCCGCTGTTCAACGCCGGCCGTGGCGCCGTGCTGACGCACGCCGGCACCTACGAACTGGACGCCTCGGTCATGGACGGCCGCACGCTGGCCGCCGGCGCCGTGGCCTGCGTCAAGCGGCTGCGCAACCCGGTGCTGGCCGCGCGCGCCGTGCTGGAGCGGAGCGAACACGTGTTGTTCGCGGGCGAAGGTGCCGAGGCATTTGCCGAAGCGCAAGGCCTGGAACTGGTGGCACCGGAATACTTCTTCACACAGGCCCGCTACGACCAGTGGCAGCGCGCGCGCGGCACGGCCGGCATGGCGCTGCTGGACCACGACGCCGCCGCGCTGGCGGCCAGGGCGGCCCAGGCTGATCCGCTGGACGCCGACAAGAAGTTCGGCACGGTGGGCGCGGTGGCCTGCGATGCGCAGGGCAACCTGGCCGCGGCCACGTCCACGGGCGGCGTCACGAACAAGCAGGTGGGCCGGGTGGGCGATACGCCGCTGCTGGGCGCCGGCTGCTACGCCGACGACATGGCGGCCGTGTCCGCCACGGGCACCGGCGAGATGTTCATCCGCACCGCCGCGGCGTTCGACGTCTCGGCGCAGATGCGCTACGCCGGGCTGTCGCTGGAGGAATCGGCGCGGCGCGTGGTCATGGAAAAGCTGCCGGCCATCCACGGGCGCGGCGGCCTGATCGCGGTGGACCGCGCCGGCAACGTGACGCTGCCGTTCAACACCGAAGGCATGTACCGCGGCGTGGCCCGCGTGGGCGAGCCGGTCAACGTCTGGATCTACGGCTGA